From the Actinomycetota bacterium genome, the window GTAGAGAAGACACAGCAGATTGCGGTCTCCGGCGCGAGGAGAGGAGTTCGAGATGCGAATAGGGGTTCTCACCGGCGGAGGCGACTGTCCGGGGCTCAACGCGGTTATTCGCGCAGTTGTTCGAAAGGGCGAACGGACGTACGGAGATGAACTCGTCGGGTTTCTCGACGGATGGAAAGGCGTCATCGAGGGTTCGACGATGCCGTTGGACGTCGAGCGTTGTCGAGGCATCTTGCCGCGCGGTGGGACGATTCTGGGCACCTCGCGGACGAATCCGTACAAGATCGACGGTGGACCGGAGAAAGCGAAGGCGACCGTCGAGCGTCTGGGAATCGACGCGTTGATCGCGATCGGCGGCGAGGACACGCTCGGCGTCGCGCTGAAGTTGACCAACGAGGGCGTGCCGGTCGTGGGTGTCCCCAAGACGATCGACAACGACCTCGGCGGAACCGAGGTGACCTTCGGGTTCGACACGGCGGTCCAGATCGCGGCCGATGCGATCGACCGGTTGCACACCACCGCGGAGTCGCACAACCGCGTGCTTGTGTGTGAGGTCATGGGCCGTCACGCCGGATGGATCGCAACATGCGCCGGCATCGCCGGCGGCGCGGCGCAGATCTTGGTTCCCGAGCAGGAGTTCGACATCGAGAAGGTGTGCCAGGACCTGCTCCAACGTCACAAGAAGGGACGCTTCGCGTCGATCGTCGTCGTCGCGGAGGGAGCGAAGCCCAAGGAAGCCTCGACCGTGCTGCAGTCGGGCGAGTTGGACGAATTCGGTCACGTTCGCCTGGGCGGAATCGGCGAGGTTCTCGCCAAGGAAATCCGCGCGCGCACGGGGTTCGACACCCGGGTAACCGTGCTCGGCCACGTCCAGCGCGGCGGGACTCCGACCGCGTTCGACCGAATCCTCGCAACACGATTCGGGGTCGCAGCGATCGACGCGGTGCACGACGGCGCGTTCGGCACGATGGTGGCGCTTCGGGCCGGCGCGATCATCCGGGTTTCGATCGCGGAGGCAGTTGCCGAGTTGAAGACGGTTGATCCCGGTCTCTTGGAGGTCGCCGAGATCTTCTTCAGCTAACTCGACGGCGCGCGCCAAGTCGGCGCTTGCTTGGTAGGTCTTCGCGGGAATGCTTCGCCTCGTGTGAGAATGGCCCGGTCGATCACGGGGGAGGACTCATGCTTGACGTCGAACGCCGCGACAACATTGCCGTGCTGCGGATGGATCACGCGAAGGTAAACGCATTGGACGCGGAGTTCCTGCGCTCGCTCACTGCCAAGCTTGCCGAAATCGAAGGATCGGATGCCGAGGCGCTCGTTCTAACCGGAAACCACCGCGCTTTTTCGGCCGGCGCCAACTTGCCGCTGATTCTCGAGGGCGGCGCCGAATACGTTCGGGATAACGTCCCGGTGCTGGGAGAGGCATTCGGCGCGCTGTTCAGCTTTCCGCGTCCGGTCGTGGCCGCGGTGAACGGTCACGCGATCGCCGGCGGGTGCGTGCTGGTCTGCGCGTGCGACTACAAAGTCATGACCGACGGTGACGCCCTCGTCGGCATCCCCGAGTTGCGGGTCGGTGTGCCGTTCCCAACGTCGGCGCTGGAGATCATGCGTTTCGCGGTCGGGTCGCAGTTCGTGCAGCAATTGGTGTACCTGGGGGAGGTCTACGGTCCACAGGAGGGAATGCGGCGCGGTCTGGTCGATGAGGTCGTTGCGGAAGGCGACGTGCTCGCGCGCGCCCTTGAGGTCGCCGCGCACCTCGCGAGCATCCCGGCGGAGACGTTCGCCCTCACCAAGCGCGCGCTGCGCTACCCGGTACTGTCGCGCATCGAGCGCGACGCGCCGCGCTTCGACCCAGATGTCGTCAGGTTGTGGGCGTCGGACGAAGTACTCGCGTCGATGCAGTCCTTCGTGGATGAAGTCATCGGCGCGCGCCGCGCCGCACCCTGATCGGTTGCGCTCCGGTTGCCGTCCGGCGTCTTTACGATTTCGTGTCCGTCAATCGTAGAGTGCAGCGGTCGAGTTGGAACCGAATCCCTCCGCGGTGAGTCGAAGTGATCAGCCGGGTTGCCGCGACCGCCACTCGGGACTTGCGGCAACCCGGTTCGTAGACTTGTTCTTGGGAGTCGGACCGCCGGTCCGGCAGGACTTGTTCAGGAGGATTCGTGGGCGATCGCGAGGAGTTGGGGTCCGCGCTTGAGCGCTGGGTCGATGCGGGGATCATCACGGCGGAGCAACGGTCCGCAATCGATCGGCTTGAGGCGCAAGGCGCCCCCGTGCCCGGATCGCGCGTATCCGCGGTCGTCGAGGTCTTCGTCTATTTGGGTATCGCAGCGGTGGTCGGGTCGGTCGTTGCGTTGCTCTCGCAGTTCTGGTCCGACCTCGGGATGTCCGGCAGGGTCGGGTTGCTTGGAGCTCTCGCGGTGGGCTCCGGCGTCGGCGGTAGCGCGCTTCGCGGCCGCGAGGCACCGCCACTCGCGCGCGCCTCCGCGATCTTGTGGATGCTGTCCTCGGGGTTCGTCGCCTCGATGGGGGCAACGATTGCGACGACGCTGAAGGATCCTAGAGAGGCTGCGACCTTCCTTCTAACCGGTGGACCGGCATTCATTTTGTCCTTGGTGTACTGGCGCGCGGAGCCGCGCGCTGCGCAGTTATTGGCCGTGATTGCATCCGGCTTGTTCTCCGTCTTCGGGCTGAACGATGCAGCGGCCGCGAACCCCGGTGCGTTGCGGGTCGGGCTTGTGCTTGCGGTTGCGGGCGCGGTGCAGGTGGCGTTGGCGCGCGCCGGACTCCTTGCCCCGACCCATCTAGCCCAGTTGCTCGGGTCCATGCAGGTGCTCATCGGTCTGTGGATCCCGACGTTCGACGACAAGGTCGCGATGGAGGCCGTCGGCATCGTGGCGTCGCTCGGCTTCCTGTGGCTGTCGGTGCAGTGGCGCGCGGTCGGCCTGCTCGCTGCTGGAGCCGTCGGGCTGTTTACTTTCGTGTCGGGGTTCGTCTTGCAGCACCTCGCGGATTCCCTCGGCGTCCCACTGGCGTTGCTTCTCGCGGGGGCCGCACTGATCGGGGCGGCGATCCTGGTCGGCCGCCTCCAACCGCTGGTCCGCAGTCAACAGGACTGATCCCGGCAAAACGAATCACGCTTCCCGGCAGGAAACCACCGCGCGCGCGAGGAACTACTGCCCGAATCACAGGGTGAGGGATGAATCGGGGAGGAGCTTGCGCATGCGAGTGTTCCGGAGTTCACATCTGTCGTCGACGCGCCGCCCGCGCGGTATTGCGGCGCTGCTGGCCGTCGCGTTGGTGCTTCCGCTGGGCGTCGCGGGGGTGACCCGCGCCGCCGGTGATCAGTACTCGGCCAAGATCCGGTGGACCTCCCACGGGATACCGCACATCGTCGCGGACGATTTCGGCGGCATCGGCTACGGCTACGGGTACGCGTTCGCGAGCCAGAACCTCTGCGTAATCGCCGACGACTACGTGACCGTCAACGCTCAGCGCTCCAAGTACTTTGGGCCCGACGCCGGTTACACCATCGCTGCCAACGACGCTTCTCCGACGAACCTGCAAAGTGACTTCTTCTGGCAGAACATCATCGATGAGGGCACCGTCGACCGGCTCCTGGCTCAGGAGCCGCCGCTGGGTCCCGTGCAAGGAGTTCGCGACGGTATTGCCGGCTACGTCGCCGGCTACAACCGGTACCTCGACGAGACGGGCGTGGACGGCCTTCCCGACCCGCGGTGCCGCGGGGCGGAGTGGGTTCGTCAGATCACCGAGAAGGACGTCTACCTTCGTTTCTTCCAGTTGATGTTGCTCGCTAGTTCGGGCGCTCTTATGGAGGGCATCGTCGATGCCCAGCCGCCGCTGACGGCAACGGCCGCGATTCCTCAGGCGCGGCTGTCGGCGGCGTTGCGGAAGTGGGACGGGACCGGACTGCCGGGTCTGAAGACCGATCGACTCGGCAGCAACGCCTACGGACTCGGCAAAGATGCCACGGACAACGGTTTGGGCATGGTGCTGGGGAACCCGCATTTCCCGTGGGATGGTCCCGAACGCTTTTACCAAACGCAGTTGACGATTCCGGGCGTCGTTGACGTCGAGGGCGCCAGTTTGTTTGGAGTTCCGCTGATCCTGATCGGCCACAACGAACACGTCGCCTGGAGCCACACGGTTTCAACCGCGTGGCGCTTCACGCCGTACGAACTCGCTCTCGTGCCCGGCTCGCCGACCAGTTACATGTACGACGGCGAAGTCCGTCAGATGACCAGTCGCACGGTCGCGGTCAAGGTGAAGCTTGCCGACGGGACGCTTGCGGATCGCACGCACACTTTCTGGTCTACGCACTTCGGCCCGATGTTCGCAGGCATTCCCGCCACCGATTCCCCGGTGGGTCCGATCAATATCTTCAACTGGACGCCGACGACCGCCTACGCGCTTCGCGACGTGAACATACAAATGCGGGCGCTCAACCAGTTCTTCGGCATGAATGCCGCGACTTCCGTCGAGGACCTAAAGCACGTCACCGACACCTATCAAGGGATTCCGTGGGTGAACACCACGGGAGCCGACGACACCGGTACCGCCTACTACGCCGACCACTCGGTCGTTCCGCACGTCACCGACGCGCAGATTACCGAGTGCGTTAACGGGCTCGTCGGAAAGGCTGTTTGGGAACTCGCGGCTCTGCCGGTGCTCGATGGGTCTCGCTCGCTATGCGAGTGGGGTAGTGATTCCGACGCCGTCGTGCCCGGGATCTTCGGGCCCGGCCATCTTCCCTGGATGTTCCGAGACGACTACACGCATAACTCCAACGACAGCTACTGGCTGACGAATCCGCGCCATCCGCTGGAGGGCTACCCGCGAATCATCGGCAATGAGCGTACGCCGAGGACGTTGCGCACGCGCGTGGGGCTGCGAATCCTCGAGGACCGTCTGGCCGGAAACGACGGGCGTCCCGGGCGTCGCTTCACGATCACGGACTTGCAGGAACTGGCCTTCGGCAATCGCCAGTACGCCGGCGAGCTGTTCCGTGACGCGGCGGTGACCATGTGCCGCAAATACCTTGGACCGACGGACATCAAGGCCGCGTGTCCGGTGATCGCGGCGTGGGATGTGCACGACAACATCGACAGCGCCGGCGCCGTGCTTTTCCGCCGGTTCGTCGAGCGCGTTTTGCCGCTGGATCCCTACACGACGGCGTTTGATTTCCGCGATGCGGTCAACACCCCGAAGGGACTCGACACGTCGGACCCGCAGGTGCAGCAAGCCCTGGCCGATGCGGTTGCCGATCTGCAGGGGTCCGGGATACCTCTCGACGCGAAACTGGGGGATTACCAGTACGAGATGCGCGGTGACGTCAAGATCCCGATCCACGGCGGTCCCGGGCAGCTGGGTAACTTCAATGCCATCGGCAACGCCGGTGGATGGCAGCCGGGCGAGGGCTACCCCGATATCGACTTCGGGTCGAGCTTCGTGATGACCGTGCAGTTCACGGGGGAGTCGTGCCCGGTACGCGGCGGAACCTGGATCACCTACTCGCAATCGTCCAACCCGGAATCGCCGTTCTTCGGCGACCAGACGTCGATGTTCTCGCGCAAAGAGTGGAACCCGATACGTTTTTGCGAGCAGGACATTGCGTCCGATCCCGCGTACTCGGTCGTCAACCTTTCGTGACGACTGGCAGTAGCCCCGGTTCGTCTGCTCCAATGAGGACAACGTTGGACAGGGGGGGACATCTAGACATGGGACGTGGACGGGATCCGGTTCCGGATCGGAACTTGGCGATGGAGATGGTCCGCACAACCGAGGCGGCCGCACTCGCCGCCGCGCGCTGGGTGGGCCGAGGCGACAAGAACGGTGCCGACCAGGCCGCTGTTGACGCCATGCGGTTGATCTTCAATACGCTTCACATCGACGGCGTCGTCGTCATCGGCGAAGGCGAGAAGGACGAAGCGCCGATGTTGTATAACGGCGAGCACGTCGGCACCGGTGAGCCGCCGCACGTGGACGTCGCGGTGGATCCGATCGACGGCACTCGTCTGACTTCGCGCGGCGAGGGGAACGCCTTGTCGGTGGTCGCCATCGCCGAGCGAGGAGCGATGTTCGATCCGGGTCCGTGTGTCTACATGGAGAAGATCGCCGTCGGGCGTCAGGCTGCCGGCGCGATCGACATCACCGCCTCCATAGAAGACAACATGCGCAACGTTGCCAAGGCGCGCGGGATGGAGGTGTCGGACCTCACCGTGACGATCCTGGACCGCGATCGCCACGCAGATGCAATCGCGAGCGTGCGCGCGCTCGGCGCGCGCGTACGTCTGATCTCCGACGGCGACGTCGCGGGCGCGATCACGGCTGCAAAGCAGGGCACCGGCGTGGACATGCTCTACGGCATCGGCGGAACGCCGGAGGGTGTGATCACCGCGGCAGCGCTCAAGTGCCTGGGCGGCGAGATCCAAGGGCGCCTGTATCCGCGGAACGACGAGGAGCGTCAAGCAGCGATTGCCGCCGGATACGACCTCGGCCGGGTTCTCACGACCGACGATCTGGTGCAAGGCGAGGACGTGTTCTTCGCCGCGACGGGAGTGACCGACGGCGTGCTGCTCGAGGGCGTGCGCTACTCGGCCAACGGAGCGACCAGTCAGTCGATGGTCATGCGCGCGCGCTCGGGAACCGTCCGAGTGATCAGTTCCGAGCACCGGTGGTCGAAGCTGATGCACATCTCGCACATCGACTACCGAGGCCTGCCTCCCGTCCAGGGCTAAACGCGTTAGGGGCGGGGAAGCGGCGTCCGGTGGTTACCGCGCGCCGTTTCCCCGCCGCCGAGCGGCCCACATCCCAACCGCGATCCCAGAGGCGAACAGCCCGAGGCCTCCGACGGTTGACGGGATGCCGATCAGCAGCGCGCGCCTGCGAGTTCGCAGCTCATGAATCGGCCATCCGCGGGCGCGCGCCAGACGACGCAACTTCGGCTCCGGGTTTACCGCGTGCGCGTGCCCTACAGCCTCCAACAGTGGCAGATCGTTGATCGAGTCCGAGTACGCCGCGCACTCGGTCAGGTCGAAGCCCTTCTCCACCGCGAGCGCCTCGACGGCTTTGGACTTCTCGGGGCCATGCAACAGGGGTCCCGCGAGCTTGCCCGTGTAGCACCCCGCGTCGTCCAGCTCCGAGCGCGTGCCGAGCGCGCCGGTCATCCCGAGTCCCTCGGCGATCACCTCGGCGATCTCCAGCGGCGTCGCCGTAACCAGGTACGTCTCGTGTCCAAGCGACTCATGGTGCTGAATGATTCGCACCATGTCGGCGTAGACGCGCGGCAGGATGCGCTCGCGCGCGATCTCGACGCCCAACTGATGCAGTTCCTCGCGGTGTCTGCCCTTGACGAACCCGAGCGCGAACTCCTGGATGTCGTCCACGAGTCCCATCCGTTCGCTGCCGGTGAGCCGGAAGGTGATCTGGCCCCACGCGAAAGACGCGATGCGTCGAACTCGGATGAAATCCCGTTCGTACATCCCGCGCGCGAGCAGGTACAGGCTCGACCCGGGGATCACCGTCTTGTCGCAGTCGAAGAACGCCGCGCGCTTTGTCATTGCGACGAGTCTACCCCTGCGGCGCCACCGGAATCGACAGATACGAGGCCCGCGCTGCGTCGTGGTAGACGGAGTTCAGCGTCGGGGAGGTCAGGGTTAGGTGGTTCGGCGTGTCCGAGGATGTGATGTCTACCCGAATACTGTGTCCGGCGCCGAAGGTTTTGGCGGTCGGCCAGATTTCGATCTGATACTCGCGGACTTCCCCGGGCGGCGGTGGATCCAACGCGGCCGCCGTGTGCAAGTGATACGGCGCGAGGATCTCTCCGTCGGCGACGATGCTGCGAGAGAGATCGTATGTTCGATGAGACGCGCGCAAGTAGCCCTGCGTCAGCAAGGTCGCGGTTCCGTCGGCTGCGACGTCGGACACTTTC encodes:
- a CDS encoding 6-phosphofructokinase, with the protein product MRIGVLTGGGDCPGLNAVIRAVVRKGERTYGDELVGFLDGWKGVIEGSTMPLDVERCRGILPRGGTILGTSRTNPYKIDGGPEKAKATVERLGIDALIAIGGEDTLGVALKLTNEGVPVVGVPKTIDNDLGGTEVTFGFDTAVQIAADAIDRLHTTAESHNRVLVCEVMGRHAGWIATCAGIAGGAAQILVPEQEFDIEKVCQDLLQRHKKGRFASIVVVAEGAKPKEASTVLQSGELDEFGHVRLGGIGEVLAKEIRARTGFDTRVTVLGHVQRGGTPTAFDRILATRFGVAAIDAVHDGAFGTMVALRAGAIIRVSIAEAVAELKTVDPGLLEVAEIFFS
- a CDS encoding enoyl-CoA hydratase/isomerase family protein, producing the protein MLDVERRDNIAVLRMDHAKVNALDAEFLRSLTAKLAEIEGSDAEALVLTGNHRAFSAGANLPLILEGGAEYVRDNVPVLGEAFGALFSFPRPVVAAVNGHAIAGGCVLVCACDYKVMTDGDALVGIPELRVGVPFPTSALEIMRFAVGSQFVQQLVYLGEVYGPQEGMRRGLVDEVVAEGDVLARALEVAAHLASIPAETFALTKRALRYPVLSRIERDAPRFDPDVVRLWASDEVLASMQSFVDEVIGARRAAP
- a CDS encoding DUF2157 domain-containing protein: MGDREELGSALERWVDAGIITAEQRSAIDRLEAQGAPVPGSRVSAVVEVFVYLGIAAVVGSVVALLSQFWSDLGMSGRVGLLGALAVGSGVGGSALRGREAPPLARASAILWMLSSGFVASMGATIATTLKDPREAATFLLTGGPAFILSLVYWRAEPRAAQLLAVIASGLFSVFGLNDAAAANPGALRVGLVLAVAGAVQVALARAGLLAPTHLAQLLGSMQVLIGLWIPTFDDKVAMEAVGIVASLGFLWLSVQWRAVGLLAAGAVGLFTFVSGFVLQHLADSLGVPLALLLAGAALIGAAILVGRLQPLVRSQQD
- a CDS encoding penicillin acylase family protein codes for the protein MRVFRSSHLSSTRRPRGIAALLAVALVLPLGVAGVTRAAGDQYSAKIRWTSHGIPHIVADDFGGIGYGYGYAFASQNLCVIADDYVTVNAQRSKYFGPDAGYTIAANDASPTNLQSDFFWQNIIDEGTVDRLLAQEPPLGPVQGVRDGIAGYVAGYNRYLDETGVDGLPDPRCRGAEWVRQITEKDVYLRFFQLMLLASSGALMEGIVDAQPPLTATAAIPQARLSAALRKWDGTGLPGLKTDRLGSNAYGLGKDATDNGLGMVLGNPHFPWDGPERFYQTQLTIPGVVDVEGASLFGVPLILIGHNEHVAWSHTVSTAWRFTPYELALVPGSPTSYMYDGEVRQMTSRTVAVKVKLADGTLADRTHTFWSTHFGPMFAGIPATDSPVGPINIFNWTPTTAYALRDVNIQMRALNQFFGMNAATSVEDLKHVTDTYQGIPWVNTTGADDTGTAYYADHSVVPHVTDAQITECVNGLVGKAVWELAALPVLDGSRSLCEWGSDSDAVVPGIFGPGHLPWMFRDDYTHNSNDSYWLTNPRHPLEGYPRIIGNERTPRTLRTRVGLRILEDRLAGNDGRPGRRFTITDLQELAFGNRQYAGELFRDAAVTMCRKYLGPTDIKAACPVIAAWDVHDNIDSAGAVLFRRFVERVLPLDPYTTAFDFRDAVNTPKGLDTSDPQVQQALADAVADLQGSGIPLDAKLGDYQYEMRGDVKIPIHGGPGQLGNFNAIGNAGGWQPGEGYPDIDFGSSFVMTVQFTGESCPVRGGTWITYSQSSNPESPFFGDQTSMFSRKEWNPIRFCEQDIASDPAYSVVNLS
- the glpX gene encoding class II fructose-bisphosphatase codes for the protein MGRGRDPVPDRNLAMEMVRTTEAAALAAARWVGRGDKNGADQAAVDAMRLIFNTLHIDGVVVIGEGEKDEAPMLYNGEHVGTGEPPHVDVAVDPIDGTRLTSRGEGNALSVVAIAERGAMFDPGPCVYMEKIAVGRQAAGAIDITASIEDNMRNVAKARGMEVSDLTVTILDRDRHADAIASVRALGARVRLISDGDVAGAITAAKQGTGVDMLYGIGGTPEGVITAAALKCLGGEIQGRLYPRNDEERQAAIAAGYDLGRVLTTDDLVQGEDVFFAATGVTDGVLLEGVRYSANGATSQSMVMRARSGTVRVISSEHRWSKLMHISHIDYRGLPPVQG
- a CDS encoding HAD-IB family hydrolase; the protein is MTKRAAFFDCDKTVIPGSSLYLLARGMYERDFIRVRRIASFAWGQITFRLTGSERMGLVDDIQEFALGFVKGRHREELHQLGVEIARERILPRVYADMVRIIQHHESLGHETYLVTATPLEIAEVIAEGLGMTGALGTRSELDDAGCYTGKLAGPLLHGPEKSKAVEALAVEKGFDLTECAAYSDSINDLPLLEAVGHAHAVNPEPKLRRLARARGWPIHELRTRRRALLIGIPSTVGGLGLFASGIAVGMWAARRRGNGAR